The nucleotide window GAATGCCCAGCGTCAGCAGCGGCACGAAAGACCCGGTGCAGGCCGCGTTGTTGGCCGTTTCCGGTGCGGCGAGGCCTTTGACCGATCCCCTGCCGAACTCGTACTGTTCCTCCTTGGTGGCGAGGTTGCGCTCGACCGCGTAGCCCAGGAAGCTGGCGATGGTGGCGCCGGCACCGGGAAGCACGCCGATGAAGAAGCCCTGCAGCGACTGGCGCCCGATGACGGGCGCGATGGCGCGCCCTTCCTTGCGGGAGATGCGCAGGTTTTCGATCTTGCCGCCGCCGTCGCCGCCCATGTCCTTTTTCTTGAGCACGAGAAACAGCGCCTCGGGCAGGGCGAACATGGCCATGGCCAGCGTGATGAAGCCGAAGCCCGACTGCAAGTCCATCAGCCCCATGGTGAAGCGCGGCATGTTGAAGAGCGCCCCTTCGCCCACGGTTGCCATGATCAGGCCGACCAGAGTCATCAACACCGCCTTGGCCACCTGGCCCGTGCCGGCAAAGGCGGCGATGGCCGACAGGCCCACGACCATCAGCGCGAAATACTCTGCCGAGTGGAACAGCAGCGCCACGGACGACAGCGCGGGGGCGAAGATCATCAGCAGGATCGCCCCGATCGTGCCGCCGGCAAAGCTGGAGATCGCGGCGATGGTCAGCGCCTTGCCCGCCTTGCCCTGGCGCGCCATCGGATAACCGTCGAAACTGCTGGCCACGGTGCCTGCGACCCCCGGCGCGTTGAGCAGGATCGACGAGGTCGAGCCGCCGAAGATCGCGCCGTAATAGACGCCGGCCAGCAGGATCAGCGCGGCCGAGGGGTCGCCCATGGAAATGGCGACCGGGATCATGATGGCGATGATCGACATCGGGCCCAGGCCGGGCAACATGCCGATGAATGTGCCGATCAGACAGCCTGCGATGACCATCAGCAGGTTCTGGATC belongs to Roseovarius sp. THAF27 and includes:
- a CDS encoding tripartite tricarboxylate transporter permease; its protein translation is MLEGLLIGLQTALSIQNLLMVIAGCLIGTFIGMLPGLGPMSIIAIMIPVAISMGDPSAALILLAGVYYGAIFGGSTSSILLNAPGVAGTVASSFDGYPMARQGKAGKALTIAAISSFAGGTIGAILLMIFAPALSSVALLFHSAEYFALMVVGLSAIAAFAGTGQVAKAVLMTLVGLIMATVGEGALFNMPRFTMGLMDLQSGFGFITLAMAMFALPEALFLVLKKKDMGGDGGGKIENLRISRKEGRAIAPVIGRQSLQGFFIGVLPGAGATIASFLGYAVERNLATKEEQYEFGRGSVKGLAAPETANNAACTGSFVPLLTLGIPGSGTTAILLGALIALNVTPGPRLMVDEPQVFWAVIMSMFIGNLVLLVLNLPLIPYIAKVLSIPRNYLIPFILFFTLMGAYIGQNNATELLILVGFGICATALKFADYPLAPLLIGFILGRMMEDNFARSMQLYDGMGFIIERPMTLALLVLAALLVILPSYRARRAAARAKGVAEGD